Proteins from a genomic interval of Halobacteria archaeon AArc-dxtr1:
- a CDS encoding ATP-binding protein, producing the protein MSGDRTTVVDAAELAAEPVVGTVIEPGDEVGEFVFAAPDGQAVSTGEFVAYSQSTGGNSDEVVLARVSDREREAGLPASFMTDPDVDAGRVATALGAEADGGELYCITAEVIGYYDPGFESFRNPRKLPDTGTRLYRAPGEMLEVVIPNVTPPGFREEDDPDPGMAWMGRLLNRADEKVTVELPVNEVAATHLAILASTGSGKSYTASVLLEEMLKPATRASVLVFDPHGEYDSLDQMCDHPAFEGADGYRPSAEIRKPDQLSVKLADLTYADLRSILDPTERMSSVLSDAYDDLRSEDAFTVNDLEQACHRNHPDGEASGLKWRINRNLQQSDFFDAYDRLDLDALVNPGQVTVLRMDGLSRRDQQVMAAVLLRKLYEGREAVVVGDPDDVRTPIEHPVFTLFEEAHRFAPDGDSQALSIIRQVNSEGRKFGIGTGLITQRPSKLDQTVLSQCGTQITMQIKNPNDQQAIRDSVEGAGAAVLDELPGLTKGQAVISGDAVNTPVLTKIRERHTEHDAENLKADQLWREAYDDAQNAPSSSAPADIDDGSVFGSGEEL; encoded by the coding sequence ATGAGTGGTGACAGGACGACGGTCGTGGATGCAGCTGAGCTGGCAGCTGAGCCCGTTGTCGGGACTGTCATCGAACCGGGAGACGAAGTCGGCGAGTTCGTGTTTGCAGCGCCGGACGGACAGGCGGTGTCGACCGGCGAGTTCGTGGCGTACAGCCAGTCCACCGGAGGTAATAGTGACGAAGTGGTCTTGGCACGAGTGAGTGACCGCGAACGGGAAGCAGGGCTCCCAGCGTCATTCATGACGGACCCGGACGTGGATGCTGGACGGGTGGCAACGGCGCTGGGTGCCGAGGCGGATGGTGGAGAACTCTACTGCATCACGGCAGAGGTAATCGGCTACTACGACCCAGGCTTTGAGTCGTTTCGGAATCCACGGAAATTACCTGATACCGGCACGCGACTTTACCGTGCCCCCGGCGAGATGCTGGAGGTGGTCATCCCCAACGTCACACCACCCGGATTCCGTGAGGAAGACGATCCCGACCCAGGCATGGCGTGGATGGGTCGGCTGCTGAACCGGGCTGATGAAAAGGTGACTGTCGAGCTACCGGTCAATGAGGTGGCGGCGACACATCTCGCTATCCTTGCTTCGACGGGCAGCGGAAAGTCCTACACTGCCAGCGTACTCCTCGAGGAGATGCTCAAGCCTGCCACACGCGCTTCGGTTCTGGTATTCGACCCTCACGGCGAGTACGACAGTCTGGACCAGATGTGCGACCATCCCGCTTTCGAGGGCGCGGATGGATACCGGCCATCGGCCGAGATCCGAAAGCCCGACCAGCTCTCGGTGAAGTTGGCTGACCTGACCTACGCTGACTTACGCTCGATCCTTGACCCAACCGAACGGATGTCGTCGGTGTTGAGTGACGCCTACGACGATCTTCGGAGCGAGGACGCGTTTACTGTGAACGACCTCGAACAGGCTTGCCACCGCAACCATCCGGACGGAGAGGCGTCCGGTCTGAAATGGCGAATCAATCGTAACCTCCAGCAGTCGGACTTCTTCGATGCGTACGACCGACTCGACCTTGACGCGCTCGTCAACCCTGGTCAAGTGACCGTCCTTCGGATGGACGGGCTCTCCCGCCGCGACCAGCAGGTGATGGCCGCCGTCCTGCTCCGGAAACTCTACGAGGGGCGCGAGGCGGTCGTGGTCGGTGACCCAGACGACGTTCGGACACCGATCGAACACCCTGTATTCACGCTATTCGAGGAAGCACACCGCTTCGCTCCCGATGGAGACTCACAGGCCTTGTCGATCATACGACAGGTGAACAGTGAGGGTCGGAAGTTCGGGATCGGGACCGGACTGATTACTCAGCGCCCGTCAAAACTCGACCAAACCGTCCTCTCACAATGCGGTACCCAAATCACGATGCAGATCAAAAATCCGAACGATCAGCAAGCAATCCGCGATTCCGTTGAGGGCGCCGGCGCAGCGGTGCTCGATGAGCTCCCTGGCTTGACCAAGGGCCAAGCAGTCATTTCGGGGGATGCGGTCAACACACCAGTGCTGACGAAGATTCGAGAGCGGCACACGGAGCACGACGCTGAGAATTTGAAGGCTGACCAACTCTGGCGGGAGGCGTACGATGACGCCCAGAACGCGCCTTCTAGTAGTGCTCCCGCTGATATAGACGATGGGAGTGTGTTCGGTAGCGGAGAAGAGCTGTAA